The following are encoded together in the Triticum dicoccoides isolate Atlit2015 ecotype Zavitan chromosome 6B, WEW_v2.0, whole genome shotgun sequence genome:
- the LOC119324383 gene encoding putative F-box protein At1g49610 encodes MSTGDISGLEHVMDCCLPASPVSPAAHFSAATSSADGEDRISALPDTLLRSVVSRLPVKDAARTGALSHRWRGLWRATPLALDDAHLLPSPVPAATLVSRVLASHPGPFRAVRIAEIPINESNKEALLPEWLRHLADKGVENLTLVNRPYSFDDPVQLPATLLRCGASLRRLYLGVWLFPSTTDLPPGPDVFPNLQELGICHGTTEESDLDYVLACSPKLETLALISNYFYPDRVRIRSRSLRCLLLWHSLADEVAAVSAPNLQRLIIYCTHPTEDDRVIKVKIGHAPKLAVLGYLDTATHELEIGNTIIKAGVTKVCPTPNTVVPSVKVLALKVRFRVPKEIRTLLCFLRCFPGVETLHIMASDNDTDHYDDPGEFKPSDQLKSTFWQAVGPIKCVKSRVQKLVFDQFNGGTNQVEFLKLVLGRAVLLQKVIVLLAGLDSISTRGATSKLQPFASKKMWASKVWGGTSLVVHVRAAGQVWRYDEASDLSIGDPFIS; translated from the exons ATGTCGACGGGCGACATCTCCGGCCTCGAGCACGTCATGGACTGCTGCCTCCCGGCCTCCCCGGTCTCCCCCGCCGCCCACTtctccgccgccacctcctccgccgACGGTGAGGACCGCATCAGCGCGCTCCCCGACACCCTCCTGCGCAGCGTCGTCTCCCGCCTCCCCGTCAAGGACGCCGCCCGCACCGGTGCGCTCTCGCACCGCTGGCGCGGGCTCTGGCGCGCCACCCCGCTGGCCCTCGACGACGCGCACCTCCTCCCGTCCCCCGTCCCCGCCGCCACATTGGTGTCCCGCGTCCTCGCCTCCCACCCCGGCCCCTTCCGCGCCGTCCGCATCGCCGAGATCCCCATCAACGAGTCCAACAAGGAGGCGCTCCTCCCGGAGTGGCTCCGCCACCTCGCCGACAAGGGCGTGGAGAACCTCACCCTCGTCAACCGCCCCTACTCCTTCGACGATCCCGTGCAGCTGCCCGCGACCCTCCTCCGCTGCGGGGCCTCGCTCCGCCGGCTCTACCTCGGCGTCTGGCTCTTCCCGTCTACCACCGACCTCCCCCCCGGCCCCGACGTCTTCCCCAACCTCCAGGAGCTCGGCATCTGCCACGGCACGACGGAGGAGAGCGACCTGGACTACGTGCTCGCCTGCAGCCCCAAGCTGGAGACCCTGGCGCTCATCTCCAACTACTTCTACCCCGACCGCGTCCGTATCCGCAGCCGCAGCCTCCGTTGCTTGCTGCTCTGGCATTCCTTGGCGGACGAGGTCGCCGCCGTGTCCGCCCCAAACCTGCAGCGCCTCATTATCTACTGTACGCACCCCACTGAGGATGACAGGGTCATCAAGGTCAAGATAGGCCATGCTCCCAAGCTCGCCGTGCTCGGCTACTTGGACACGGCCACCCACGAGCTTGAGATCGGCAACACCATCATCAAG GCTGGGGTGACAAAAGTTTGCCCAACCCCAAATACAGTGGTTCCAAGTGTGAAGGTGTTAGCTCTGAAGGTCCGTTTCAGAGTACCCAAAGAAATCAGAACTTTGCTGTGTTTCTTGAGATGCTTCCCTGGAGTAGAGACCTTACACATCATGGCT TCTGACAATGACACCGACCACTACGATGACCCGGGTGAATTCAAGCCAAGCGACCAGCTCAAGTCCACATTCTGGCAGGCGGTCGGTCCGATCAAATGCGTCAAGTCGCGCGTCCAGAAGCTGGTGTTCGACCAGTTCAACGGAGGCACAAACCAGGTTGAGTTCCTGAAGCTGGTTCTTGGAAGAGCTGTGTTGCTCCAGAAGGTGATTGTCCTGCTGGCCGGCCTGGATTCTATCTCCACTCGCGGGGCCACGAGCAAGCTGCAGCCGTTTGCTTCCAAGAAAATGTGGGCAAGCAAGGTCTGGGGCGGAACTTCCTTGGTGGTCCATGTGCGTGCGGCAGGTCAAGTTTGGAGGTATGACGAAGCGTCTGATCTTTCTATCGGTGACCCGTTTATCTCTTAA